One window of the Klebsiella sp. WP3-W18-ESBL-02 genome contains the following:
- the mtnN gene encoding 5'-methylthioadenosine/S-adenosylhomocysteine nucleosidase, with amino-acid sequence MKIGIIGAMEEEVTLLRDKIENRQTITLGGSEIYTGQLNGVDVALLKSGIGKVAAAMGAALLLERCQPDVVINTGSAGGLAPTLKVGDIVVSDEARYHDADVTAFGYEIGQMAGCPAAFKADEKLITAAQACIKALDLNAVRGLIVSGDAFINGAEGLAKIRRNFPQAIAVEMEATAIAHVCHSFAVPFVVVRAISDVADKESHLSFDEFLAVAAKQSTLMVEALVQKLARG; translated from the coding sequence ATGAAAATCGGCATTATTGGCGCAATGGAAGAAGAAGTGACGCTGCTGCGTGACAAAATCGAAAATCGTCAAACTATCACCCTCGGCGGTAGCGAAATCTACACCGGTCAGTTGAACGGCGTTGACGTTGCGCTACTGAAGTCAGGCATTGGTAAAGTGGCTGCTGCGATGGGTGCCGCCCTGCTGCTGGAGCGCTGCCAGCCGGACGTGGTGATCAACACCGGTTCTGCGGGTGGCCTGGCGCCGACGCTGAAAGTGGGCGATATCGTGGTCTCCGACGAAGCGCGCTACCATGATGCCGACGTCACCGCATTCGGCTACGAAATCGGGCAAATGGCCGGTTGCCCGGCAGCGTTTAAAGCCGACGAAAAACTGATTACCGCGGCGCAAGCCTGCATTAAGGCGCTGGATCTGAACGCCGTTCGCGGCCTGATTGTCAGCGGCGATGCCTTCATTAACGGTGCCGAAGGGCTGGCAAAAATCCGCCGCAACTTCCCACAGGCGATTGCCGTTGAAATGGAAGCGACCGCAATTGCCCACGTGTGTCACAGCTTTGCCGTGCCGTTCGTGGTGGTGCGCGCCATCTCCGACGTGGCAGACAAAGAGTCTCACCTCAGCTTTGACGAGTTCCTGGCCGTCGCGGCTAAGCAGTCAACCCTGATGGTTGAAGCGCTGGTGCAGAAGCTGGCGCGTGGCTAA
- the btuF gene encoding vitamin B12 ABC transporter substrate-binding protein BtuF encodes MAKRLLTGLLALLFSAPAWLTAAPRVISLSPANTELAFAAGIVPVGVSAWSDYPAAAKQIEQVASWQGINLERIVALHPDVVLAWKEGNAERQVNQLRSLGITVLWIDSHRIEDIADALRALAKWSPQPQKAEQAATDLLHDYTQLKAQYASAPKKRVFMQFGFNPIFTSNKNAIQNQVLEICGGQNVFADSRVAWPQVSREQVLTRQPQAIVAAGDESQIPKIQQYWASQLTVPVIPLNSDWFERSSPRIILAAKQLCTALEQVH; translated from the coding sequence GTGGCTAAGCGGCTTCTCACCGGGCTGCTGGCCCTGCTGTTTAGCGCCCCGGCGTGGCTAACTGCCGCGCCGCGGGTTATCTCTCTCTCCCCAGCCAATACCGAACTGGCCTTCGCCGCTGGGATCGTCCCCGTTGGCGTCAGCGCCTGGTCAGACTATCCCGCGGCCGCCAAGCAGATTGAACAGGTCGCCTCGTGGCAGGGTATCAACCTTGAGCGTATCGTTGCACTGCACCCCGACGTCGTGCTGGCGTGGAAGGAAGGCAACGCCGAGCGACAGGTCAATCAGCTGCGCTCGCTGGGCATCACCGTACTGTGGATTGATTCACACCGTATTGAAGATATTGCCGACGCGCTGCGCGCGCTGGCAAAGTGGAGCCCGCAGCCGCAAAAAGCCGAACAGGCTGCCACCGACTTATTACACGACTACACGCAGCTGAAGGCTCAATACGCCAGCGCGCCGAAAAAACGCGTGTTCATGCAGTTCGGCTTTAACCCGATTTTCACCAGTAATAAAAATGCGATTCAAAACCAGGTACTGGAAATTTGCGGTGGGCAGAACGTTTTTGCCGACAGCCGCGTCGCCTGGCCACAGGTCAGCCGCGAGCAGGTGTTGACCCGTCAGCCGCAGGCGATTGTTGCCGCCGGAGACGAGAGTCAAATTCCGAAAATTCAGCAGTACTGGGCTAGCCAGCTCACAGTCCCGGTCATTCCGCTGAATAGTGACTGGTTTGAACGCTCGAGCCCACGTATTATCCTTGCCGCAAAACAACTCTGTACTGCGCTGGAGCAGGTTCATTAA
- a CDS encoding TRIC cation channel family protein: MLVYWLDIVGTMVFAVSGVLLAGKLRMDPFGVLVLGVVTAVGGGTIRDMALANGPVFWVKDPTDLVVAMVTCMLTIVLVRQPRRLPKWVLPVLDAVGLAVFVGIGVNKAFLAHSGPLVAICMGVVTGVGGGIIRDVLAREVPMILRTEIYATACIIGGIVHATAYYTFDVPLENASMMGMVVTLAIRLAAIRWHLKLPTFALDDNGR; the protein is encoded by the coding sequence ATGCTTGTTTACTGGCTGGATATTGTTGGCACCATGGTTTTCGCCGTTTCTGGCGTATTACTGGCAGGAAAGCTGCGCATGGACCCGTTCGGCGTACTGGTGCTCGGCGTGGTCACCGCCGTCGGCGGCGGCACCATTCGCGATATGGCGCTCGCTAACGGCCCGGTGTTTTGGGTAAAAGATCCCACCGACCTGGTCGTGGCAATGGTCACCTGTATGTTAACCATCGTACTGGTGCGCCAGCCGCGCCGTCTGCCGAAATGGGTGCTGCCGGTGCTCGACGCCGTCGGGCTGGCGGTGTTCGTCGGTATCGGCGTGAATAAAGCCTTCCTCGCCCACTCCGGGCCGCTGGTTGCCATCTGCATGGGCGTGGTGACCGGCGTCGGCGGGGGGATCATCCGTGACGTGCTGGCGCGCGAAGTGCCGATGATCCTGCGCACCGAGATCTACGCCACGGCGTGCATTATTGGCGGGATTGTCCACGCGACGGCCTACTACACCTTCGACGTGCCGCTGGAGAACGCCAGTATGATGGGGATGGTGGTCACGCTGGCCATTCGCCTGGCGGCCATTCGCTGGCACCTGAAGCTGCCGACCTTCGCACTGGACGATAACGGGCGCTAA
- the erpA gene encoding iron-sulfur cluster insertion protein ErpA, producing MSDDVALPLEFTDAAAKKVKVLIADEENPNLKLRVYITGGGCSGFQYGFTFDDQINEGDMTIEKQGVGLVVDPMSLQYLVGGSVDYTEGLEGSRFIVTNPNATSTCGCGSSFSI from the coding sequence ATGAGTGATGACGTAGCGCTGCCGCTGGAGTTTACCGACGCCGCAGCCAAAAAAGTAAAAGTCCTGATTGCGGATGAAGAGAATCCAAACCTGAAGCTGCGCGTGTATATCACGGGCGGCGGCTGCAGCGGCTTCCAGTATGGCTTTACCTTTGACGATCAGATCAACGAAGGCGACATGACCATCGAAAAACAGGGCGTAGGCCTGGTGGTTGATCCGATGAGCCTGCAGTATCTGGTGGGCGGTTCCGTCGACTACACCGAAGGGCTGGAAGGTTCACGTTTTATCGTGACCAACCCGAACGCAACCAGCACCTGCGGCTGCGGTTCTTCCTTCAGCATCTGA
- the clcA gene encoding H(+)/Cl(-) exchange transporter ClcA — MKAEIPPLEAQRIVHKRRRDVVRKLLNRDKTPLMVLLMSAVVGTLVGLVGVAFEHAVSWVQNVRIGTLAQVADRWFIVWPLAFILSALLAMLGYWLVRRFAQEAGGSGIPEIEGALEELRPVRWWRVLPVKFVGGMGTLGAGMVLGREGPTVQIGGNLGRMVGDIFRQRGEEARHTLLATGAAAGLSAAFNAPLAGILFIIEEMRPQFRYSLISIKAVFTGVIMSSIVFRIFNGETPVIEVGKLTNAPVNTLWLYMVLGIVFGCFGPLFNTLVLKTQDMFFRIHGGNIKKWVLIGGLIGGGCGVLGLMQPAAAGGGFNLIPIAAAGNYTIGALLFLFIARVVTTLLCFSSGAPGGIFAPMLALGTLLGTAFGTAAASLFPAYHLDAGTFAIAGMGALLAASVRAPLTGIVLVLEMTDNYQLILPMIITGLGATLLAQFLGGQPLYATILARTLAKQEAEQEAKARQAAPENT; from the coding sequence ATGAAAGCAGAAATACCCCCTTTAGAGGCACAGCGGATAGTGCATAAACGTCGCCGCGATGTGGTGCGTAAATTACTGAACCGCGATAAAACACCGCTGATGGTGCTGCTGATGTCCGCCGTAGTCGGCACGCTTGTTGGGTTGGTTGGCGTGGCGTTCGAACATGCGGTCAGTTGGGTGCAGAACGTGCGCATTGGCACGCTGGCACAGGTGGCCGATCGCTGGTTTATCGTCTGGCCGCTGGCGTTTATTCTTTCGGCACTGCTGGCGATGCTGGGCTATTGGCTGGTACGTCGCTTTGCCCAGGAAGCCGGTGGTTCCGGTATTCCGGAAATAGAGGGCGCGCTGGAAGAATTGCGCCCGGTGCGCTGGTGGCGCGTGCTGCCGGTAAAATTTGTCGGCGGCATGGGCACGCTCGGCGCTGGCATGGTGCTGGGGCGTGAAGGGCCAACGGTGCAGATTGGCGGCAATCTGGGGCGCATGGTGGGGGATATCTTCCGCCAGCGCGGTGAAGAAGCGCGCCATACATTATTGGCAACCGGCGCAGCGGCGGGGCTCTCGGCGGCGTTTAACGCGCCGCTGGCGGGCATTTTGTTCATTATTGAAGAGATGCGCCCGCAGTTTCGCTACAGCCTGATCTCGATTAAAGCCGTGTTTACCGGCGTGATTATGTCGAGCATCGTATTCCGCATCTTCAACGGTGAAACGCCGGTGATTGAGGTGGGCAAGCTGACCAATGCGCCGGTTAACACCCTGTGGCTGTATATGGTGCTGGGGATCGTCTTTGGCTGCTTCGGGCCACTGTTTAATACCCTGGTGCTGAAAACTCAGGACATGTTCTTCCGCATTCACGGTGGGAATATTAAAAAGTGGGTGCTGATTGGCGGTCTGATCGGCGGCGGCTGCGGCGTGCTGGGGCTGATGCAACCGGCGGCGGCGGGGGGCGGATTTAACCTGATCCCGATTGCCGCGGCGGGCAACTATACCATCGGCGCGCTGCTGTTCCTGTTTATCGCCCGCGTGGTGACCACATTGCTGTGTTTCTCCTCCGGCGCTCCGGGCGGGATTTTTGCGCCCATGCTGGCGCTGGGCACGCTATTGGGCACGGCGTTCGGTACGGCGGCAGCGAGTCTGTTCCCGGCCTATCATCTGGATGCGGGCACTTTTGCGATTGCCGGCATGGGGGCGCTTCTGGCGGCCTCGGTACGCGCGCCGTTAACCGGTATTGTGCTGGTGCTGGAGATGACCGATAACTATCAGCTCATTTTGCCAATGATTATTACCGGACTCGGTGCCACGCTATTAGCCCAGTTCCTCGGCGGGCAGCCGCTGTATGCGACCATTCTGGCGCGTACGCTGGCAAAACAAGAAGCAGAGCAAGAGGCGAAAGCTCGGCAGGCGGCCCCGGAGAATACTTGA
- a CDS encoding PTS ascorbate transporter subunit IIC, protein MFVQNVLQLIVDILKVPSILVGLVALFGLVAQKKSFPDVIKGTVKTILGFLVLSGGALVLVGSLSPLGDIFKQAFDVQGIIPNNEAMVSIALEKYGAPTTLIMAFGMVANIVVARFTRLKYIYLSGHVTFYMACMVAIILSVAGFEGVQLIYTGSLALGMLMGFFPAIAQPYMRKIIGNDQVALAHTGTVGYVLSGWIGSVVGKGSKSTEEMNMPKNLSFLRDSTISISLTMMIIYLVLSISAGKEYVESNFSHGQNYLVYSFIQAITFAAGVFIILQGVRLILAEIVPAFTGFSERLVPNARPALDCPIVFPYAPNAVLVGFISSFVGGLVGLFILGQLKWVLILPGVVPHFFCGATAGVFGNATGGKRGAILGAFAHGILITFLPVALIPVLGALGLTNTTFSDTDFGVVGIILGNMARFMTPGTITMTITGIFALLVAYNFLVKKKPEPVEE, encoded by the coding sequence ATGTTTGTTCAAAACGTTTTACAGCTTATTGTTGATATCCTGAAGGTGCCATCAATCCTTGTCGGGCTGGTGGCGCTGTTCGGCTTGGTTGCACAAAAAAAATCCTTCCCTGATGTCATTAAAGGGACCGTCAAAACGATACTGGGATTCCTGGTATTATCCGGAGGCGCTTTAGTTCTGGTCGGCTCGCTATCGCCGTTAGGTGATATCTTCAAGCAGGCCTTTGATGTGCAGGGTATTATTCCGAACAATGAGGCGATGGTCTCTATTGCGCTGGAAAAATATGGCGCGCCAACCACGCTTATTATGGCGTTCGGTATGGTCGCGAACATTGTGGTCGCCAGATTCACCCGTTTAAAATATATCTATCTGTCCGGGCATGTGACCTTCTACATGGCCTGTATGGTGGCCATTATTCTGTCGGTAGCCGGCTTCGAAGGCGTTCAGCTTATTTATACGGGTTCGCTGGCACTCGGCATGTTAATGGGCTTCTTCCCGGCCATTGCTCAACCTTATATGCGTAAAATTATTGGTAATGACCAGGTTGCTCTGGCGCATACCGGTACGGTTGGCTACGTGCTTTCTGGGTGGATCGGTTCTGTCGTCGGTAAAGGTTCTAAATCTACCGAAGAGATGAACATGCCTAAGAACCTGAGCTTTTTGCGCGATAGCACGATCTCTATCTCTCTGACGATGATGATCATTTATCTGGTCCTGTCGATTTCTGCGGGTAAAGAGTACGTCGAAAGCAACTTTAGCCACGGTCAGAACTACCTGGTGTACTCCTTTATTCAGGCAATCACCTTTGCAGCTGGGGTATTTATTATCCTGCAGGGTGTGCGTTTAATTCTGGCGGAGATCGTTCCGGCATTTACCGGTTTCTCCGAGCGTCTGGTGCCTAACGCACGTCCGGCGCTGGACTGTCCAATCGTCTTCCCGTATGCGCCGAACGCGGTGTTAGTCGGCTTTATCTCAAGTTTTGTCGGTGGTCTGGTGGGGCTGTTCATCCTTGGGCAGCTCAAGTGGGTACTGATTCTGCCGGGCGTCGTCCCTCACTTCTTCTGTGGGGCAACGGCTGGGGTATTCGGTAATGCGACCGGCGGTAAACGCGGCGCGATTCTCGGTGCTTTCGCCCACGGTATTCTGATTACCTTCTTACCGGTTGCGCTGATTCCAGTGCTGGGGGCGCTGGGTTTAACCAACACAACCTTCTCCGATACCGACTTCGGCGTGGTGGGGATTATTCTTGGCAACATGGCGCGCTTTATGACGCCAGGCACCATCACCATGACAATTACCGGTATTTTCGCTCTGCTGGTGGCTTACAATTTCCTCGTGAAAAAGAAGCCTGAGCCTGTAGAAGAGTAA
- a CDS encoding PTS sugar transporter subunit IIB — MKIMAVCGSGLGSSFMMEMNIKKVLKKINITADVEHSDLGSVTPDVADVFVMAKDIAFSANLPADKVIVINNIIDLNEIEQKIKDYFDQQ, encoded by the coding sequence ATGAAAATTATGGCGGTATGTGGTTCAGGTCTGGGTAGCAGTTTTATGATGGAAATGAACATCAAAAAGGTTCTCAAAAAAATCAATATCACTGCGGACGTTGAACACTCTGATTTAGGTTCCGTAACGCCTGACGTGGCCGATGTTTTCGTTATGGCGAAAGATATTGCCTTCAGCGCTAACTTACCGGCAGATAAAGTTATTGTGATTAATAACATTATCGACCTGAACGAAATTGAACAAAAAATAAAAGACTATTTTGATCAGCAATAA
- a CDS encoding PTS sugar transporter subunit IIA yields MPTLSNWLNKNKVQYVQSVSDWKEAIQIAGRPLLDEGAISPVYIDSIIKQKEEIGPYFVIAPRIAMPHTRPEQGAMALGLSIVKLGQAVEFNSEENDPVDAIFMFSAPDSNSHIEMISQLAEVLSDDEVMQQIFNTQTTEELQAILLGETSSSC; encoded by the coding sequence ATGCCAACATTATCCAACTGGCTGAATAAAAACAAAGTTCAGTATGTTCAATCGGTAAGTGACTGGAAAGAGGCGATCCAGATTGCGGGTCGCCCGCTGCTGGATGAAGGGGCGATTTCACCGGTCTATATCGATTCGATTATCAAACAAAAAGAAGAGATCGGCCCCTACTTCGTGATTGCTCCGCGCATCGCAATGCCGCATACGCGGCCAGAGCAGGGCGCGATGGCGCTGGGGCTCTCCATCGTCAAACTGGGGCAGGCGGTTGAGTTCAATTCAGAAGAGAACGATCCGGTGGACGCGATTTTCATGTTCTCCGCTCCGGACAGCAATAGCCACATTGAAATGATTTCGCAGCTCGCCGAAGTGCTGTCAGATGATGAGGTGATGCAGCAGATTTTTAATACGCAAACTACAGAAGAATTGCAGGCGATTTTACTCGGTGAAACGTCGTCTTCTTGTTAA